The DNA window CCGGGTTTCAGAAATCAATCCACTGATTATGCTTTTAAGGTAAATTTTGATGAAAACAGAATCAAAAGTATAGAAATGAAGCCCTATGAAGTCCTAATTAATGATGGCGCGGATGTCATTCAAATGAGTGCATCATTAGTCAAGGATAAATCGGAGACATTTACACCATTTTTTCTTTCTGCTGATTGGACTGAAAAAACGCTTAGAAAAGAATTGGGATTTAAAGGTCTTGTGCTATCTGCAGACATAAAAAATGTGTCGAAATGGTACGATGCAAAAAATGGAGAAATCGAGTTGATGGCATTTGAAAATGGCAATGATCTTTTGTTAAATCCTGAAAATGTCAATGCTGCCAGACGTCGCATTCGCGCATTGGTTAAAAAAAGCAAGAAATACGAGAATCAGTTAAATGATGCAGTTCAAAGAATTTTAACGCACAAAGAAAATGCAAAGGACAAAGCAGAGTTGGAAGGGATTTTATTTCCGGTTTTGGAATACGAAGAAATTCTTAGAAAAAGTATCACGGTAATGGATGAAAATGATATCATACCTCTTGCTTATCTTGATACTAAAAAAATTGCCTGTGTTCATATTGGCATTGAATATCCAAATTTAAGTTCTGTTTATCTCGATAAATACGATAGAATTAAGCATTTCTATTTGAGGGACAGATTTAACTATTACGAAAAATTTCAGGAATTAATAAACAATCTTGAACCCTTTGATGTGGTAATTCTGCCTTTGGGAAATATTCCATTTGATCCCTCTGAGAATTATGGCATCGGAAATCAGATAACCCGCTTTGTAACTGATATTTCGGATAAAAAGGATGTTATTGTACTGGCACATGGCAATCCGATTATAGGCGATTTATTTTCAAGCAAGGTAAGTCATATTTTATCTTACGACACCGGAGCTATTGCTCAGAAGCTTCTGCCACAGATTCTTTTTGGTGCTAAACAGGCCTATGGGAAACTGCCTTTTTCTACCGAAAAATATGCCTGGAATAGCGGTAAAATGACCAAAAGTCTTAATCGTCTGGATTATGTTTATCCTCAGGAAGTGGGAATGGATCCATCAATCTTAGCTAAAATTGAAGATGTTGTGCAAGAAGCCCTTGAGGATAGGGCGACCCCCGGTTGTCAGATTCTTATAGCCAAGGATGGCCATATTGTGCTTGAAAAAGGTTATGGATACCTTTCTTATGACAGTGCAATTCCAGTGAGCACAGAGACAGTATACGATGTAGCCAGTATTACAAAAGTAGCAGCAACACTACAGGGAGTCATGCTATTGTCAGAGATGGATGTAATAAATGTCAATAAGACAGCCAGTCAATATCTGTACGATCTTCGGGCCAGCAATAAAGATGATTTATACATAAGTGAGATCTTATCACATCAGGCAGGTTTAACACCATACATACCTTATTGGAAACAAACCCTCGACGGAGAAGGTCTTGACGACAGGTATTACTGTGACAATCCCGATGATTGGTTTTGCGTAGAAGTAGTTCCGGGTATTTACACCATCCGAACAATGGAAGATTCGCTGTGGAGATGGACATTAGAGTCTGAATTAAGGGAAAAAAATAGAGATGGAAATTTTGGTTACAGATACAGCGATCTTGGATTTTACATTATGAAAAAACTGGTGGAAAGAAGAACCCGCCAACCCATAGAGGAGTTTTTAGAACAAAATTTTTACAGACCGCTTGGAATGTCAAAAATGACCTTTTTCCCTTTGGCTTATTTTGATGAGGAAGAGATTGCACCCACGGAACAGGATGACTATTTCAGACATACCCTGGTAAGAGGAACAGTTCACGATCAAGGCGCAGCCATGTTTGGAGGTGTAGGAGGCCATGCCGGATTGTTTTCAAATAGCATTGATTTGGCAAAACTTTTACAGATGCATTTAAATAAAGGAACTTATGGGGGACAGCGCTATTTTCGGCCGGAAACAGTGGAAA is part of the Hyphobacterium sp. CCMP332 genome and encodes:
- a CDS encoding serine hydrolase, with amino-acid sequence MKQRFEIIYKSFRKHIDSEKSLVSLRLKLFLGLVILSVSASFTHAQKPNVNLDQKIAQLFAYELKKEDFKEDFKSFKKDFDEGLGMLIISFDLSENELMQINLVLNQFDLKPVIVFKNNKSGERWPSALSVGAVSENQILSNWSEKMGLALSQSGYQFSYSEFPGISKAKEAKEALEFSINEDWEVVQEKVQTIESGFKKSDIKTIIPDFPGFRNQSTDYAFKVNFDENRIKSIEMKPYEVLINDGADVIQMSASLVKDKSETFTPFFLSADWTEKTLRKELGFKGLVLSADIKNVSKWYDAKNGEIELMAFENGNDLLLNPENVNAARRRIRALVKKSKKYENQLNDAVQRILTHKENAKDKAELEGILFPVLEYEEILRKSITVMDENDIIPLAYLDTKKIACVHIGIEYPNLSSVYLDKYDRIKHFYLRDRFNYYEKFQELINNLEPFDVVILPLGNIPFDPSENYGIGNQITRFVTDISDKKDVIVLAHGNPIIGDLFSSKVSHILSYDTGAIAQKLLPQILFGAKQAYGKLPFSTEKYAWNSGKMTKSLNRLDYVYPQEVGMDPSILAKIEDVVQEALEDRATPGCQILIAKDGHIVLEKGYGYLSYDSAIPVSTETVYDVASITKVAATLQGVMLLSEMDVINVNKTASQYLYDLRASNKDDLYISEILSHQAGLTPYIPYWKQTLDGEGLDDRYYCDNPDDWFCVEVVPGIYTIRTMEDSLWRWTLESELREKNRDGNFGYRYSDLGFYIMKKLVERRTRQPIEEFLEQNFYRPLGMSKMTFFPLAYFDEEEIAPTEQDDYFRHTLVRGTVHDQGAAMFGGVGGHAGLFSNSIDLAKLLQMHLNKGTYGGQRYFRPETVETFAQRHFKNNRRGLGWDKPLRSGNGPSSDLCSYNTFGHTGFTGTAMWADPDYNLIYVFLSNRIHPDVNNRKLIKQNIRTRIQDIVYESIFINDINLK